The region AACGGGTAAACTTTGGTTACGGATCAACAAGCTGTACAATCCATTTCCGATGGGTTCTAAGGAACACTTGACAGGTTCTCCATTGACAGATAAAAGTCCTTCATCGCTCACGATTTCGAAGGAGCGGTTGTTGATAGTGGCCTGATACTTTGACATGATCATCCTGTTTTGGTCATAATTGGATTTCGAGGCAGGGATTTTAAATTTACAATGTCGGTCATGTGGATTGTGTGGATTTACAAGCAAGCATTTATGGAGGTTCCACCGCCTATCGGTTTAGCTGAACAAGGGTATAATTGAGTAGCGTTGCAAAACTGATCCAAATCCAATAAGGCACAAGAAGTCCGCCTGCCCAAGCGTCAATCCGCCAAAACAGCCATATATTTACCCCAATCAACACCCAGAGTACAAAGATTTCGTATAAAGCCCACTGCATTTCGTGTAAACCAAAAAACAACCAACTCCAAGCGGCATTTAGCAACCACTGCAACACATAAACCCCAAAAGCAAGCGGTGCACCCACAAATCCCCCCTTCCGCCACGCCAACCAGCCAGAAACCCCAATCAATACATAAAGGGGTGTCCATACCAAGCCAAACAAATAACCCGGTGGTTGCCAGTCTGGTTTTTTTAATGCCTCATACCATTCCGATTGTGGGGAAAATTGGCCTCCAATGACGGCTGCACCAAAAGAGAAGGCAATAAAAAGAAGCAATGGGATAAGTGAATTCATAAGGCGTGATGGTTATATGGATTGTCTGAGATTGGGTGTATGATCATAAAATAGGACGAATATAAGCCACACACTTCACACAAGCTACCATGTTTATTCGTGGCACACTTTTCAACTATGTGCGTTTAATGAAATGGCTTTTATTGACCGGATGCTAAAACATGGGAAAACGACCATGCGTAACAACCTGACCTTTTTTATCTTGGGTGGATATGGGGGAGCGGGTTTCCCCATTGCGCGGCTATTGTTGCAAGAAACCCCACACCAAGTCGTCATTGCCGGACGAAGCCTAAAACGTGCCCAAGAAGCCGCCAATCAATTAAACAATACCTTTTCTGGAGAGCGTGCCTTGGCGAAGAGGGCGGATGCCACAGACGAGGCGAGTCTCCGAGAAGCCGTACAATCAGCAAACGTTATGGTTTCTTGTACCTCGGCCACCGAACATGCCCTTACGGTTGCCCGTGTTGCCTTAGAAAATGGCATGGATTATTTGGATGTGCATTATCCCCACTCGGTTTGGAAAGATTTACAAACGTTGGAGCTGAAGATTTTAGAGAAAAAGCGCCTCTTTATTACACAAGCTGGTTTTCATCCGGGATTGCCTGCGGCCTTTATTCGGGCCTTAGCGCCAGACTTTGACGAATGTGACCGTGCGACGGTGGGGATGTTGATGAAAATCCGTGATGTGGGTACGGTGTCCTCGGCTGGCGAATTGGTGGATGGCATCGGGGACTATAGGGCTTGGGTTTATCGGAATGGGGGCTGGAAAAAAGCTACGTGGCAAGACCGCGTGAAGATAGACTTTGGGCCGGAATATGGGGTACAGACCTGTATGCCGCTATGGTTCGAGGAAATGCGTAGTCTTCCCGAAGCCTTTGGGCTTAAAGAGACCGGGACCTATGTGGCTGGTTTTAATGGATTTGTGGATAATGTCCTATCACCGCTCATCATGGGGCTGTACAAAATCCGCAAGGGTTTGGGACGAAAGTTGTTGAGCAAATTGTTGATCTGGGGGAGCAATACCTTTACATCGCCCCCTTTAGGCGTTTGGTTTACCACCGAAATTAGCGGTCGCCGTAACGGACAACCACATTCTAACCGTATTTTGGCCTTTCATCCTGATGCCTACGAGATGACCGCCATCCCCGCCGTTGCGTGTTTATTACAATATGCTTCGGGGGTCTTACACCAAACGGGCCTACACCTCATGGGACATGCCGTGAATCCCCAAACCCTCCTCCAAGACATGACACGAATGGGTGTAAAAATAACAAATTAACTAAAATATTTATGAGAAAAATTTTTCAATACTTAGATTAAAAATTGACACTTATGATGTGCCTCACGCTGGGGTTGGCTCCGTTTTTCCCCGAACCGCATCTCTGGGGCAAACTCCGCTGGATTGCAGGCGGTGCGATTGGCATGACCTCCATGGACTGGTTTGATGTCGTTTTTCATGGCTTCCCCTTTGTGCTTTTGGTGCTTTCGCTGGTCTTCCGCGATAAAACGCCCAAAACGGTTTAGCGCTTCAGTTTTTGGCGGATAGCCGTCCCCAATAAAATGGCCAAAAGCGGGGCTAAAAGCACATGCAAGCCCGACCAAAATGAACCCCAAAATCCAAGCGGCACATAAAACTTTTCTTGAAAGGGCAAAATAAACTTGGCGCTATGGTTCAGGGCATGACCATAAGCATTCCAATAGCCGAGGCCACCAATTTCCCCTAACTGGCCATTCGCCTGATATTCCTGCGTAATGGGATGCCAAACGAGGATTTCTTTGCAGTTTTCTTTTTTGCAGGCGGGATCGGGGGCATATTCTTGACAGCCTCCCCAATTTATGGCGACATGCTGGGTAACGGGGATAAAATCTTTGTCTTTCACCTGTAAGCCCGTGGATAAATAAATAGAAGGCATCAACAAGGTGAGTAAAACCAAAAGGAGCAAGATGTAGCCCCAACGCTCACCATATCCCGATAGCTTTTTATACAACCAAAGCACACCATAATCCCACCTAATGCGGTCTTGTGTTTTTTTACGGATTTTCAAGTGTGCTAAGCGTAGTTCTTTTTCGGAATAATGAAACTCTCCCGCCGTCGCAAAATCTCTGCGGTCTTCATAGTTCTGTTTAAGTTGGCGGTAGAGTTCTTCCACATCGGCATAATCTTTTTCAGTATATTTTCTTTTAAATTGACGGGTAGCTTCTTCATTCGCTGCTATTTCGGCAACGGTTGCATATTTCCAAAAGGGGATATGTTTTTGTATGGTTTTGCGATGTGCGAGAAAGTCATCTTGTAAACTATAACGCCCATCTTCTTTTCCCCAAACACAACTCTGGAAAAGCGCCGTGCGCCAGTCGGTATCGCGGAGGATGGCTTGGGCAAAGTTTACCGAGACAAAGCGCGGCACCGTACCCCAGTTTACA is a window of Bacteroidetes Order II. bacterium DNA encoding:
- a CDS encoding SDR family NAD(P)-dependent oxidoreductase encodes the protein MAFIDRMLKHGKTTMRNNLTFFILGGYGGAGFPIARLLLQETPHQVVIAGRSLKRAQEAANQLNNTFSGERALAKRADATDEASLREAVQSANVMVSCTSATEHALTVARVALENGMDYLDVHYPHSVWKDLQTLELKILEKKRLFITQAGFHPGLPAAFIRALAPDFDECDRATVGMLMKIRDVGTVSSAGELVDGIGDYRAWVYRNGGWKKATWQDRVKIDFGPEYGVQTCMPLWFEEMRSLPEAFGLKETGTYVAGFNGFVDNVLSPLIMGLYKIRKGLGRKLLSKLLIWGSNTFTSPPLGVWFTTEISGRRNGQPHSNRILAFHPDAYEMTAIPAVACLLQYASGVLHQTGLHLMGHAVNPQTLLQDMTRMGVKITN
- a CDS encoding tryptophan-rich sensory protein; translation: MNSLIPLLLFIAFSFGAAVIGGQFSPQSEWYEALKKPDWQPPGYLFGLVWTPLYVLIGVSGWLAWRKGGFVGAPLAFGVYVLQWLLNAAWSWLFFGLHEMQWALYEIFVLWVLIGVNIWLFWRIDAWAGGLLVPYWIWISFATLLNYTLVQLNR